GCCTGCGCGACGACTATCCGTATTTCGAGCTGTACGACGTCGACTGGGATCAGGAGCGGGCCGAGCACCGGCCCCGTGCTCTAGCCGCCGAAAACGCCGACGAGTTCGCCTGGGAGTTGGCGCGCATGCTGTCGGTGCTGACGGACCCCCATGTCTCGTTCATACCCTCCATGGATACGATCAAGGGGCGTTGGTCCATCCCGGATCTCGAGACAGAGATGATCGAGCGACGTTTTTATGTGATGGACTGGCCCGAAATTCCAGAGTCGTTCATCGACGATCCCTACGCCTACCCCGAGATTGTCCGGGTCCAGGGTGAGCCGATAGGCGGCACGGCGGAAATCCTCGCCGGGGGACCCCTCGGTTCGACGTTCGAGGTCAGCCTGCGCTGGCCCGACGGCAGCGAGACCGATCACCCGCTGCGTCGCCCCGATACGTCCAACCTCCCTCCACCGAAGAAACACTTCGGCGAGACCTGGTTGGTCACGGGCCGAGTCGGCTCGATCGGCTACATGGGTGTGAAGACCTTTGATCCCAGCCTCGGGACGCTGGGGCCCGACGGAAAGATGACCACGATGCTGCGCGCGGCATTGGCGGAGTTGCACGACACCAAGGGATTGATCCTCGACTTTCAGGGGAACGGAGGCGGCCAGGTCGCGGCATCCGACCCGTTCCTTGGGAACCTCCTGGAGCGAAGCCAGAGTTATCAATGGGGCAACTCCAATGGCCAGAGTCGGGTGATCACGCCACGAAAGCCACGCTATGGCGGCAAGATCGTCGCGATCGTGGATGAGCACAGCGCCAGCGGTGGCGAGTGGGCCCCCCGCATCTTGCGCGACGCCGGCCGGGCCACGGTGATCGGCGGCACGACGGTGGGTGCCGAGGCGGCCGTGTTGACATCGACCGGCCCCGATGGCTCGGTGGTCCATTTCAGCGGTTGGCCGATGGTCGAGCCGGGGGTCATGCCGTTTCAGGGAACTGGAATCGAACTCGACCACACGCTGCCGTTGACGATCGAGGCCGTTCGCGAACACGGGTTCGACGGCGCATCGGATCGCGTCCGACGTGCGCGGTTTGCCAAAGCGTTAGAACTGCTCGGTGCGCCGAAGGGTGATCTCGACGCGTTCGTCAGGTTGGCAGACGAGGAGTGACTCTTACCGAACCGGTAACTCGATATTGACGTCCCACTCATACTCGCGTCGGTCGTCGCCTATCTCAAATGTGTCCGTGCCGACGAGACGCCCGTGAATGATCCCGGCATTCAGTGATCCGTCCAGATGAACCTCGCGACCGGCCGTGTTCACCGTGCGACTGAGCG
This Acidobacteriota bacterium DNA region includes the following protein-coding sequences:
- a CDS encoding S41 family peptidase, with product MRHSKTLFRSSLVITAAVAVALTLAPSNRCRLTTSELYAKTFDHHWERLRDDYPYFELYDVDWDQERAEHRPRALAAENADEFAWELARMLSVLTDPHVSFIPSMDTIKGRWSIPDLETEMIERRFYVMDWPEIPESFIDDPYAYPEIVRVQGEPIGGTAEILAGGPLGSTFEVSLRWPDGSETDHPLRRPDTSNLPPPKKHFGETWLVTGRVGSIGYMGVKTFDPSLGTLGPDGKMTTMLRAALAELHDTKGLILDFQGNGGGQVAASDPFLGNLLERSQSYQWGNSNGQSRVITPRKPRYGGKIVAIVDEHSASGGEWAPRILRDAGRATVIGGTTVGAEAAVLTSTGPDGSVVHFSGWPMVEPGVMPFQGTGIELDHTLPLTIEAVREHGFDGASDRVRRARFAKALELLGAPKGDLDAFVRLADEE